A window of the Henckelia pumila isolate YLH828 chromosome 3, ASM3356847v2, whole genome shotgun sequence genome harbors these coding sequences:
- the LOC140888739 gene encoding arogenate dehydratase 1-like has translation MVSLNSPCTRPDLNSLFRTADTGLNHHRVGWDRSVIQCGSRFDSSNPNSIYTGFSFGAGSVGRSRFEWQSYCAIIASKVMSLEQDTEKTSGGGGDGNSIAAVNGHPTLDLVPIKNQPAPPALLPRPLSIADLSPAPMHGSELRVAYQGVPGAYSEAAAGKAYPNCEAIPCDQFEVAFQAVELWIADRAVLPVENSLGGSIHRNYDLLLRHRLHIVGEVQLPVHHCLLALPGVCQEYLTRVISHPQALSQCELTLTKLGLNVVREAVDDTAGAAEYIAANNLRNTAAIASARAAELYGLNILANGIQDDSGNVTRFVMLAREPIIPRTDRPFKTSIVFAHEKGTSVLFKVLSAFAFRNINLTKIESRPHRNRPIRLVDDADTGTAKHFEYMFYIDFEASLAEIRAQNALAEVQEYTSFLRVLGSYPMDMTPWAPSSPQH, from the coding sequence ATGGTGTCCCTGAATTCTCCCTGCACACGTCCGGATCTGAATTCTCTGTTCCGGACGGCGGATACTGGTCTGAACCACCACCGGGTCGGGTGGGATAGGTCCGTCATCCAGTGTGGTTCGAGGTTCGATTCTTCCAATCCGAATTCCATTTACACGGGCTTCAGCTTCGGAGCTGGGTCGGTGGGTAGGAGCCGGTTTGAGTGGCAGAGTTATTGCGCCATTATTGCAAGCAAAGTGATGTCCCTTGagcaagatacagagaaaactAGCGGCGGCGGCGGAGACGGAAATAGCATCGCGGCCGTCAACGGTCACCCGACATTAGACCTCGTGCCGATCAAGAATCAGCCTGCTCCACCGGCGTTGCTCCCCCGGCCGTTGAGTATCGCCGACCTATCTCCGGCGCCGATGCACGGGTCTGAGCTCAGGGTGGCGTATCAGGGTGTTCCCGGAGCTTACAGCGAAGCCGCCGCAGGGAAGGCGTATCCCAATTGCGAAGCCATTCCCTGCGACCAATTCGAAGTGGCATTCCAGGCGGTGGAGCTTTGGATCGCCGACAGAGCCGTCCTCCCCGTGGAGAACTCCCTCGGCGGCTCCATCCACCGCAACTACGACCTCCTCCTCCGCCACCGCCTCCACATCGTCGGAGAAGTCCAGCTCCCCGTCCACCACTGCCTCTTGGCACTCCCCGGAGTCTGCCAAGAATACCTCACCCGCGTCATCAGCCACCCACAAGCCCTGTCCCAATGCGAGCTAACGCTCACCAAATTGGGCCTAAACGTCGTCCGGGAAGCCGTCGACGATACGGCCGGAGCCGCCGAATACATCGCCGCCAACAACCTCCGCAACACCGCCGCCATCGCTTCCGCCCGGGCAGCCGAGCTCTACGGCCTGAACATACTCGCAAACGGCATCCAAGACGACTCCGGCAACGTGACCCGATTCGTGATGCTCGCCAGGGAACCCATCATCCCACGCACGGATAGGCCCTTCAAAACAAGCATCGTTTTCGCGCACGAAAAGGGAACCAGCGTGCTATTTAAAGTCCTATCGGCCTTTGCTTTCAGGAACATCAATTTGACCAAAATCGAGTCCCGCCCGCACCGCAACCGTCCGATCCGATTGGTGGACGACGCGGATACCGGCACGGCCAAGCATTTCGAGTACATGTTTTACATAGATTTTGAGGCGTCGTTGGCGGAGATTCGGGCGCAAAACGCCTTAGCGGAAGTGCAAGAATACACTTCCTTCTTGAGAGTCTTAGGAAGCTATCCCATGGACATGACTCCATGGGCTCCATCTTCTCCGCAACATTAA
- the LOC140888884 gene encoding uncharacterized protein has translation MTHIRNYVIYEKKARFCGGKLEIKRAPETYKELLVRAEKYVNMEEIQVSRAAMKRERPKNSKNNRIPSSNSGMGQPFRPTLLEEFTAFTPLCMNKVRALQICDDRRLTQRPPWAEKGPRNRESDKYCNFHNEYGHTTEDCRQLDQEIERIIQQHSELKNILTRQEGYHPNRGQGRRSRQRTRTGPPHENFNQPNQDQPRDDRANQRPAPPARRIINMISGGPTDGDSNRARKTNSKKLVNMEIGNQIVHNGPTLSFGPEDLKGISNNHNDALVIKAMVANYDVARIFVDSGSSINVLFQEAINQMDLGQYKIEPVVTSLFGFTGHAIRPVGLVHLPLTLGKSNIRKTRIVSFIIVDAPSAYNVILGRPVMTTFMAITSALHQKIKFPGE, from the coding sequence ATGACACACATACGAAATTATGTCATTTATGAAAAGAAGGCACGTTTTTGTGGTGGTAAGTTGGAAATAAAAAGGGCGCCAGAAACATACAAGGAGTTACTCGTCCGGGCTGAAAAATATGTCAACATGGAAGAAATACAGGTTTCGCGGGCAGCTATGAAGAGGGAACGaccaaaaaattcaaagaacAATAGGATTCCGAGTAGTAATTCTGGGATGGGACAACCATTCCGACCCACATTATTGGAAGAATTCACCGCTTTCACTCCTTTATGCATGAACAAAGTCCGAGCTTTACAAATTTGTGACGATCGGAGACTCACACAGAGGCCTCCCTGGGCTGAGAAGGGACCTCGAAACAGGGAATCAGATAAATATTGTAACTTTCACAATGAATATGGGCATACTACGGAGGATTGTCGTCAATTAGATCAAGAAATCGAAAGGATAATACAGCAACATTCtgagttgaaaaatatattgacCCGTCAAGAGGGGTATCACCCGAACAGGGGACAGGGAAGAAGGTCAAGACAAAGAACCAGGACTGGTCCTCCACATGAAAATTTTAACCAACCCAATCAAGACCAGCCCAGGGATGACCGGGCTAATCAGAGACCAGCTCCGCCTGCTCGAAGAATTATTAACATGATTTCGGGAGGCCCCACGGATGGAGATTCCAACCGAGCTAGGAAAACGAATAGTAAAAAATTAGTAAATATGGAGATCGGCAATCAAATTGTCCACAATGGCCCGACCCTCTCTTTTGGGCCGGAAGATCTGAAAGGGATTTCTAACAACCATAATGATGCACTGGTGATAAAGGCCATGGTCGCAAATTATGATGTAGCCCGGATATTCGTGGATTCAGGAAGCTCTATCAACGTTCTATTTCAGGAAGCAATAAATCAAATGGACTTGGGGCAATACAAGATAGAACCAGTCGTAACATCACTCTTTGGTTTCACAGGTCATGCTATCCGACCTGTGGGGTTGGTGCATTTACCCCTAACTCTGGGTAAGAGCAACATCCGCAAAACCAGGATTGTGAGTTTCATTATTGTTGATGCTCCATCTGCCTACAATGTCATATTAGGCAGACCTGTCATGACCACTTTCATGGCAATTACGTCAGCCCTgcatcagaaaataaaatttccgGGCGAGTAA
- the LOC140888883 gene encoding uncharacterized protein: MEEIQVSRAAMKRERPKNSKNNRIPSSNSGMGQPFLPTLLGEFTVFTPLCMNKVRTLQICDNRRLIQRPPWAEKGPRNRESDKYCNFHNEYGHTTEDCRQLDQETERIIQQHSELKNILTRQERYRPNRGQGGRSRQRTRTGPPHENFNQPNQDQPRDDRANQRPAPPARRIINMISGGPTDGDSNRARKTNSRKLVNMEIDNQIVQNGPTLSFGPEDLKGISNNHNDALVIRVMVANYDVARIFVDSGSSINVLFQEAINQMDLGQYKIEPVVTSLFGFTGHAIRPVGLVHLPLTLGKSNIRKTRIVSFIIVDAPSAYNVILGRPTMTTFMAVASALHQKIKFPGE; encoded by the coding sequence ATGGAAGAAATACAGGTTTCGCGGGCAGCTATGAAGAGGGAGCGaccaaaaaattcaaagaacAATAGGATTCCGAGTAGTAATTCTGGGATGGGACAACCATTCCTACCCACATTATTGGGAGAATTCACCGTTTTCACTCCTTTATGCATGAACAAAGTCCGAACTTTACAAATTTGTGACAATCGGAGACTCATACAGAGGCCTCCCTGGGCTGAGAAGGGACCTCGAAACAGGGAATCAGATAAATATTGTAACTTTCACAATGAATATGGGCATACTACGGAGGATTGTCGTCAATTAGATCAAGAAACCGAAAGGATAATACAGCAACATTCtgagttgaaaaatatattgacCCGTCAAGAGAGGTATCGCCCGAACAGGGGACAGGGAGGAAGGTCAAGACAAAGAACCAGGACTGGTCCTCCACATGAAAATTTTAACCAACCCAATCAAGACCAGCCCAGGGATGACCGGGCTAATCAGAGACCAGCTCCGCCTGCTCGAAGAATTATCAACATGATTTCGGGAGGCCCCACGGATGGAGATTCCAACCGAGCTAGGAAAACGAATAGTAGAAAATTAGTAAATATGGAGATCGACAATCAAATTGTCCAAAATGGCCCGACCCTCTCTTTTGGGCCGGAAGATCTGAAAGGGATTTCTAACAACCATAATGATGCACTGGTGATAAGGGTCATGGTCGCAAATTATGATGTAGCCCGGATATTCGTGGATTCAGGAAGCTCTATCAACGTCCTATTTCAGGAAGCAATAAATCAAATGGACTTGGGGCAATACAAGATAGAGCCAGTCGTAACATCACTCTTTGGTTTCACAGGTCATGCTATCCGACCTGTGGGGTTGGTGCATTTACCCCTAACTCTGGGTAAGAGCAACATCCGCAAAACCAGGATTGTGAGTTTCATTATTGTTGATGCTCCATCTGCCTACAATGTCATATTAGGCAGACCTACCATGACCACTTTCATGGCAGTTGCGTCAGCCCTgcatcagaaaataaaattccCGGGCGAGTAA